The nucleotide window AGTCCCTGCGGATTGCCCACACCTTCGAACGTCGCCCCCAGCAGCGTGAGTGGTCCGACGCAGAACAGCAGCGACGCAGTGACGAACCCGGTGATGAAATCACCGTGTTCGGAGCGGAACTTTTTGCGCAGGTATTCGGCGACCGATTCGAGCCGACCGTGCAGGCGCAGGAGCTCGCCGATCACTACGCCGAGGATGAGCGCGGCCGGCGTGACCATCAGCTTGCCGTCATTGAACGCCGGGACGGCCTGCGCGACGCCCATGGTCAGCGTGACGAACCCGAGGCCGAGCATCACGCTGTCGTTGATGCGCTTCGGCAAGTGCGCACCGACGGCCAGTCCGATGCCGCTGCCCGCGAGGACCGCGGCGGTGTTGATGAGGGTGCCGGTCACTCGAACTTCACATCCACGACGACCGGAAGGTGGTCGCTGGCCGAGTCGGTCATCCCGCCGGTGAAGACCGACACGTCCACGACGAACGGGAGCATGTTGTCCGTCGCCAGCGCGTGGTCGATGAAGCCGCCGTAGCGGGCACCGCCGTAACCCTTGAACGTCTCCACGCCGTCGTCGGAAAGCTCGCGGGTCAGCAGGATCAGGCCCTGGCTCATGTTGGTCATCACGTCGCCGCCACCTTCGTCCTCGTGTTCGTCGATGCCGAGCGTGTCGTTCATGTCGCCGACGAGCAGGACCGGATGCTGCTCGGAGAGTTCGATCGCCTTGTCCCGCGTGGTCGTCGCTTCGAGGTTCCGCCAGCGGGTGGTGCGGACGCTGTTGCCGCCCTTGGATTTCTGGTGGGTGTTGCCGACCCAGAACTGATCACCATCGGGCGTCTTGATCAGCACGAACCCGGCCCCGCGGGCAAAGAGCCGATCGCCGCGGTCGTTGTAATCGTTGACGTCGGGCACTTCGTAGAGCGTGACCGTTTCGACGATCTCGAACCCCGGCCGGAGCATGATCGTCAGGTGCTGCTCGCGCGTCGTGTTGGTCGGCAGGTTCTGGATGGTGCCGAAGTAGTTGTCGAGGAAACTCTCGTTGAAGTACGCGAGATTCTCCAGGCTCGCCGACTCCTGGACCGCGAGGATGTCCGGCTGCATCGCCTTGATCGTCTCGGCGACTTCCCAGTTCTCCTCACGGTCCGCCCGGCGCTCGTAACGAATGAAGTCGCGGATGTCCTCGGGCACCGCTTCGTTCTGACGGTACTTCCGATCGAGCGCGTAGGCCGTGAAGTTCTGCGTGAAGTTTTCGATGTTGTACGAGACGACGCGGATGGTGTCGGCTTCAACGGCGACATCGGCCGGTGCCGTGGTCGGCTGCAACAACGTGAGAGCAAGCAGGGCGGTGTGCATAGGCCATGGTAGGGAACGCCCACGCCTTCAGGCGTGGGTCCGACGGATCGCGCGGTCCCCGCCGACCCTCGCCTGAAGGCGTGGGCGTTGGTGCAATTTCCGATGCAACCCTGCGGCACCTAACCTGCCTCTCCACCCATGCCCCAGGCGAAAGGCAAAAAGCTCTCTCCCGCGATGGCCCAGTACCAGCGGTTCAAGCAGCAGCACCCCGAGTATGTGCTGTTCTTTCGCATGGGCGACTTCTATGAGATGTTCCACGAGGACGCCAAGCTCGCCCACGAGGTGATGGGCGTGACGTTGACGGCGCGGTCCGGCGTGCCGATGGCGGGGGTGCCGCACCACTCGGTCGAGGGGTACCTGCGGAAGATGATCGCGGCGGGGCATCGGGTGGCGATGTGCGAGCAGGTGCAGGACCCCAAAGAAGCCAAGGGCGTGGTCGAGCGCGACGTGACGCGGCTGGTCACGCCCGGCACGCTCACGGACGACGGGCTGATGGAAGGCGCGGCCGAGAACCTGCTCGCGGTCGTCGCCGAGCACACCGGCAAGAACTCCGGCCACAAATGGGCACTGGCCTACGCGGACCTCTCGACGGGCCAGGTCGGTTGCGTGCAAGGGAGCGAGGCGACGGTCCGTGACGAAGCCGCCCGGCTCACCGCCGCCGAACTGCTCGTGCCCGAACTCTCCAGCGGCGAGGAGCATCCCGCAGCCGAGCGGTTTCGAATGGCCGGCGTGAAGACCGTCGTGACGCGGCCCGGCTGGCAGTTCGCGCCGCACCACGCCGCCGAGCAGTTGCAAAAGCACTATGGCGTCTCGACCGCCGGCGGATTCGGCTTCGACGATGACGACGCCGCCGTTGTCGCGCTCGGGGCGTTGCTGGCGTACCTCGAAGAAACGCAGAAGACTTCGCTCACCCACCTGCACACGCCGCGTCGGCACGACCCGTCGGCGTTCCTGCTCATTGACGCCGACAGTTTTCGGTCGCTGGAGATCGACCGCACCGTCCGTGGCAACGCGGCGGCGGGTTCGCTGCTCCACGCAATCGACCGCACCCGCAGCCCGATGGGCAAACGCCTCCTGCGTCAGTGGCTGCGCACGCCGCTGGCGACCGTCGAGCCGATCGTCGCAAGGCAGCAGGCCGTCGCCGCGTTGCTCGATCATCCGACACAACTCGAAACCGTCAGTGATCTGCTTGCCGGCGTTTGTGACATCGAACGGATCGTCACCCGCATCACCGTCAACCGCGTCAACCCGCGGGACCTTGCGAGCTTGCGCGACTGCCTGCGTCAGGTACCGATGATCGCGGCCGAGTTAGCGCCGATCGGCGTCGGGGAAAACCTGCAACAGCATGTCGAGTTCGCCAAGGACCAGGCCGCACAACTCAAGGCAGCCATCCTCGACGAGCCTGCCCCGCACCTGCGCGAGGGCGGCGTCATCGCGAAGAAGTATTCCGCCGACCTCGACGAACTCCGCCGCCTCGGTACCGACGCCAAGACCTGGCTCGCCGAGTACCAACAACACCTCTCGGCCAACAACGACATCGGTAGCCTGAAGGTCGGCTACAACCGCGTCTTCGGCTACTACATCGAGGTCACCAACGCCCACAAGGACAAGGTCGACCCGTCGTGGGTTCGTAAGCAAACGCTCAAGGACTGCGAACGCTATATCACCGACGAGCTCAAGCAGTTCGAGGACAAGGCACTAGGGGCTAAGGAAAAGTCGATCGCGCTCGAGGCGGAACTTTTCGAGCAGGTGCGGCGGGATCTGCTGCCGGCGGTGCGGGAGTTCCAAGCTCTTGCCGCCGCTCTCGCCGAGCTCGACGTCCTCGCGGCCTTGGCAAAGCTCGCGCGGGAACGTCGCTATTGCCGCCCGGCGATCACCGATGACCGCGTGCTGAAGATCGAAGAGGGCAAGCATCCCGTTCTCGAGCAACAGCTCGGCAGCGAGTTCGTCGCGAATGACTTGGCCATGACCGACACCGACGCGCTGGGTCTGATCACCGGCCCCAACATGGCCGGCAAGTCGACCTACATCCGCCAGGTGGCGCTCATCGTCCTGCTCGCGCAGATCGGCAGCTTCGTCCCGGCCAAGGCTGCGACCGTCGGCGTCGCCGATCGGCTCTTCACCCGCATCGGTGCCAACGACGAGATCCATGCCGGCCAGTCGACGTTCATGGTCGAGATGACCGAGACGGCCAACCTGCTCAACAACGCCACCGACCGCAGCGTGATCATCCTCGACGAGATCGGCCGCGGCACCTCGACGCTCGATGGCCTCTCCCTCGCTTGGGCCATCGCCGAGCACCTGGCCGAGAAGGTCAAGGCCCGCACGCTCTTCGCCACGCACTACCACGAGCTGACCGACCTCGCGGACCAACTACCCGGCGTGCGAAACCTCTCGGTCGCCGTGCGTGAGTGGCAGGATGACGTGGTGTTCCTGCACCGCATCGTCGAGGGCCGGGCCGACAAGAGCTACGGCATCCACGTCGCCCGCCTCGCCGGCGTGCCCAAACCCGTCCTCGGTCGGGCCAAGACGCTGCTGGCCGACCTCGCGGTGCATCACGCGAAGGAGAAACAGGTCGGCCCGCAGATGTCGCTGTTCACCGACCCAGACGCCGAGCTCGGCCGGGAGATGCGCGCGGCCCTCGCCGCGATCGATTGCGATGACATGTCGCCCCGCGAGGCGCTCGATCAGCTCGCGCAATGGTGCAATCGGTGGGGCGAGTCGTGACGCCGATTTACGCGAGCATGGTCCGTCGCACCGGTGCCACGCCGGTACCGATCGTGAGCGTCCACGGCACCGACGGCGACGCCCGTCACGAGGCCAGCGAGGCCAAACGGTTCGCCCACCTGATCCCGTTCGACGCGCTGTTCATCTGCCCGCAGTTTCGCACGCCGTACCAGTTTCTGCTGCCCGATGCGGACCGCAAAGTACTCGACTTCATCGACGGCGAGCTGGGCGTGAGCAGCCGCATGCTCATCCGTGGCTTCTCCGGCGGCGCACAGTTCGCCCACCGCTTCGCCTTTCGCCATCCGTATCGTGTCGCCGCGTGTAGCGCACTGGGAGCCGGCTCATACACGCTGCCTGACGGCACGCTCATCGGCATGATGGTCGAGGACGACTACTTCACTCGGCCCGAGTTCGCCGACCCCGCCATCCGCGCCGCCGGCGAGCAACCCGCGTGTAACGGTTGGCAACCAATCCGCTGGCAAACCGGCTGTGGCCGACGCGATGTCGAGAGCCGTGTCAAGAGCGCGAAGGCGTTCGCCGACGCGCTGCGTGTCGACGGGGCGTCGGTCGAGCAGGTGACCTGGGACGCCGAGCACGATCCGGCACCGGTCGCCGAGCGCGTGTGGCGGTTCCTCGGCAAGGGCGTCGCGTGAACCGTCAGCCGCCACAGCCGGAGCTGATGGACGATGCGTCGGCCGATCCCGCCGAGCTGCGTCGAGCGCTGCGCTTCATCCGGCGAATCAACACCGCCCTCCGATACAATTCCGCCGTCGTTGCGGCATTGCGGGAACTCGGTTGCGGGAGGGGCAGCACCGTGCTCGACGTCGCGACCGGGTCGGCCGACCTGCCGCAGTTGCTCCGTAACACGCTCGGCTGTCATGCAGTTGGGGTCGACCTGCATGCCGAGACCTTGGCGATTGCCGATGAGTGGACGGACGTGCCGTTGATCCGTGGCGATGCACTTGCGCTGCCGATGGCCGACGCCTCGGTCGACTTCGTGACCGCCAATCTCTTCCTGCACCACCTCGACAACGACACCGCCGTCGCCGTGCTGCGGGAGATGCGCCGCGTCGCCCGGCGTGGCGTGGTCGTCGCCGACCTGCTGCGAAATCGTCGAGCTCTCGCCTGGATCACGCTCTTTACCGCCGTTGCGTCACCAATGGTGCGCCACGACGCTCGCCTGAGCGTGCGGCAGGGATGGACGTTGGATGAGGCGGAAACCCTCGCCGAGCGTGCGGAAATGCCCAATTTTCGCGTTCAGCGGTGCTTTGGACATCGGTACCTCCTGATTTCTCGAAAATCCTGAAAGGAAATGAGCGCTGCCGGCGACCGTTGTCAGAGGTATCTCACGTCATGCTCGCACTCACGCTCGCTGCTGTTTTAATGAATCCCTCGGCTCAATCCATGGTTGACATCACGGACGCGCCCGAGGTCACCGCCCATGCCCCGGTGAAGGCGATGGCCGTCGGTGTGCTCGCGGCGGGGCTCAACGGGGGCGATCCGATGGCCGCCGCCGAGGCTGCCGCAGACCTTCTCGGCCCCGAGTGGATCGCTTCCGCCGAACTGCTGTCTGCGGGGTCGATCGCCGACGTACAAGCGGTACACGATCGTCTCGCGTTCACGCCGATCCTGGAGGCCGAGTTTCCGCCGAACTTCCCCGACTGGACGCCTGTCGGCGAGATCGAGATCAAGCAATACCCGACCTACCGAATGGCCATCGCCAAGAGCGAAGTGGGGCTGCAAGAGAACGGCTTGTTCTGGCGGTTGTTCAACCACATCTCGACCAACGACATCCCGATGACCGCGCCCGTCGAGATGAGCCGGGACAACGGCAAGGCGATGATGGGATTCATGTACCCCGACAGTGACACCGGCAGCCTCGGCTCAGCGGCGCTGGATGTTGAGGTGATCGACGTGCCCCCGACAAAGGTGATTACCGTTGGCATGCGAGGCAATCGTCGGACCAGCGATGTCGACGAGGTCGAGTCGATGCTTCGCAACGCGATCGAGGAGCGCGGCCTCACGGCCGCAGGACCGATGCGAGTGATGGGTTACAACAGCCCGAGCGTCCGCGGAGACATGCGCTACTACGAAGTGCAAATCCCCGTGGAGTAACACTCACGTGTCGGAAGACGCAAGTCGTTCCGCCACCGCATCAGCCAGATGCCGCGCCGGTTCCGCCAGCGCGGCATCTTTGCCAACGCGGCTGGTAAGCGTGACGACCTCGCACACGTCTGTTTTGGTCGGTGTTCGACTACCGCAAAATGCGATGACGTCAACGCCGGTCTTGGCGCGTGTCACCAACTCAACGTACCCGACGACCTTCCCGTCGCTGCTTGTTGCGTCGTAACAACCTTCGCCGGTAAGTACGAGTTGGGCGCTGCTGACTTCTGCCATGAAATGGCCGTGATTGCCTATGAGTTCGATGCCCGGCGTAAGTGTCGCGTCGAGCACGAGGCTCAAACCCCAGCCGAGGCCGCCGGCCGCGCCCGTGCCTGCCATATCGCCGTTACCTAAGCGCTTTGCGAGTTGCCGCAGAGCCGTGTCGAGGTGATCGACCTGATCCGTGGTCGCGCCCTTCTGCGGACCAAAAGTACGAGCAGCGTCGGTTAGACGTGTGGTCACGTCGCACGCGATCTCCAATGCCAGTCCGTCCGCCAATCCCGGCCGACCAATCGCGATGACTTGGCCGATGTCCCGGCCGCACAGCGGGTCATCGTCTGCCGTCACGATCTGGCCTTTTTCCAGCGTGATCGGACAGCCCAGCGCCTGCAAACATCCGATCCCCGCGTCGATCGTTGCGCTGCCGCCGAGGCCGAGGATGACGTGGCGGGCGTCCATGCCGACGGCGAAGCGGATCAGCTCGCCGACGCCGAAGGTCGTGGTGTTCATCGGGTTGCGTTGGTCTTCGCGGAGCAACGCCAGCCCTGCGGCGGACGCCATCTCGATCACGGTGGTGCCGTCGGGCAGCAAGCCCATCTCCGCGTCCACGCGCATATCCGGCAGTGGCCCGGTCACCGTCCGCGTGAGTCGCCGACCATCCAACGCGTCGCACAGAACGTCGACGAACCCTTCGCCGCCGTCGCTCATCGGGCACTGCACGATCTCCGCGTCCGGCCAGACCCGCCGCACGCCTTCGGCCATCGCGGCCGCCGCTTGTTTCGCTGTCAGCGTGCCCTTGAATTTGTCCGGTGCAATCAGCACACGCATCCCGTTACGCTATCGCCCATGGCATTTACGCTCCAACTCAACGATCCCGCTCCCGCCTTCGACCTGCCCGGTACCGATGGCAAGAACCACACGCTCGCCGACTACGACGCCGACATCCTCGTCGTCGGCTTCACCTGCAACCACTGCCCGTACGTCATCGAGTCCGAGGATCGCATCAAAGCGTTTCACACGGACTACCGCGACAAGGGTGTTCAGCTGGTTTGCATCAACAGTAACTCGACGGGCACCTACGCCGAGGACAGCTTCGAGCACATGGTGCAGCGGGTGAAGGACAAGGGCTTCGAGTTCGACTACCTGCGTGACGAGTCGCAGGAGGTCGCCAAGGCGTACGGGGCACTGCGGACGCCGCACTTTTACGTGTTCGGGAAGGACCGCACGCTGAAGTACACCGGCCGGATGGACGACAGCCCGCGTGACCCGAGCAAGCAGACCACGCACGAACTGCGCGACGCCGTCGACGACCTGCTCGCCGGCCGCGAGGTCGCTCAGCCGCTGACCAATCCGATCGGCTGCAATGTCAAGTGGGACGGTCAGGACGCCCACTGGATGCCGGCGGATGCGTGTGACCTTGTGTGAGGTGTCCCCCAACGCCCACGGCTTCAGCCGTGGGGCCGCACCTGCGCTCGGACGTTGCGGCAGACCCACGCCTGAAGGCGTGGGCTTTCGTTGCGACTTCACGTCGAGATTGGTACGTTCCGCCCCATGCCGACGCCTCTCAACATCTGCCTCATCGGCACCAAGTTCATGGGCCGAACGCATAGCAACGCGTACAGCCAGGTGAACAAGTTCTTCGGCGATCTGCCGCGCCAGGCGGTGATGCACACGCTCTGCGGCCGCAACCCGGAAGAGACTGAATCATTCGCCAAAGCCTGGGGCTGGCGGAATGCGTCGGTCAACTGGAAGGCGGCGATCAGCAATCCCGACATTCAACTCGTCGACATCGGCACGCCCAATCATGTGCATCGCGACATGGCCATCGCCGCACTCGAAGCCGGCAGAGATTTGGCGTGCGAGAAGCCGCTCGCCGGCAAGCTCGACGAAGCTCGGGAAATGGTCGAAGCCGCGAAGGCCCGACCGAATCAAAAGACGTATGTCTGGTACAACTATCGCCGTTGCCCGGCGTTGACGTTCGCGCACCAGCTCGTGCGGCAAGGCCGACTCGGTCGGCTTTACCATGTACGCGGCTTCTATTTGCAGGACTGGGCCGGGCCGGACACGCCGATGGTCTGGCGGTTCCAAGGCGACATCGCCGGCAGCGGGTCGCTCGGCGACCTGTGTGCCCACTCGATCGACGCAGCCCGCTTCGTCACCGGCGAGGAGTTCGAATCCGTCAGCGGGGCGATCCTCGAGACATTTATCAAGGAGCGCAAAGTCATGGAAGGCGGCGGCGGTGAGATCTCGGGTCACGGTGCGGTCGCATCTGACAAGACCGAGAAGTCCACCGTCGACGATGCCGCGTTGTTCACCGCACGCCTCACCGGCGGGGCCGTCGCGACCTTCGAAGCCACGCGCCTTTCCACCGGCGACAAGAATGGTAACCGTCTCGAAGTTCACGGCGACAAGGGCGCGATCCGCTGGAACTTTGAGAAGCTTCACGAGCTGCAGTGGTACGACAACACGCTCCCGCCCAGCGAGCAGGGCTGGTCGACGATCAACGTGTCGGACGCCGGCGCGGGACATCCGTACGCCGAGGCGTGGTGGCCGACGGCCCACTCGATCGGCTACGAGCACGGCTTCATCAACCAAGCCGCCGACATGCTCCGCGACCTCGGCGGCGTCGAGCCGGTTTCACCGTTGCCGGACTTCATCGATGCCTACGAAACGCAGAAGGTTCTCGCGGCCGTCCAGCAAAGTGCCGCCGACGGACGTACCGTGCAACTCGCCGAGATTTCCTAGAACCTCAACCAACCGATCACCATGAACCACGTCCGCTACGCCGTCGCCGGCGGCGGGGCCATCGCCCAACGCCGCCACCTGCCCGAGGGTCACGCCAACCCGAACTCAAGCATTGTTGCCATTTGCGACCCGCTGGAGGAGCGCGCCAAGGAAGTCGGTGAAAAGTACAACGCCCGTCCGTTCACCGACTTCGACGCGATGCTCGCCGAGACCGAGTGCGATGCCGTCGTCGTCGCGACGCCCAACGCCGACCACGCCCCGCAGACGATCAAGGCGTTCGAAGCCGGCAAGCATGTGCTGGTCGAGAAGCCGATGGCTACGTCGACCGATGAAGCCAAGGCGATGGTCGCCGCAGCCGAGAAGGCCGGGAAGTTCCTGATGATCGGCATGAATCAGCGCCTGATGCCGCCGCACGTGAAGGCCAAGGAGATCCTCGACACTGGCAAGCTCGGCAAGGTGCTGACGTTCGAGACGAACTTCAAACACCCCGGCCCCGACGGCTGGAGTCTCGACGGTGCCCACTCGTGGTTCTTCGTCAAGGAGCGTGCGGTGTTGGGCGTCAACGGCGATCTCGGCATCCATAAGGCCGATCTCATGCGTTACCTGCTCGGCGAGGAGTTCGCCCGGGTCGGTGGTTTCGTCAAGACGCTGAGCAAAACCACCCCCGACGGCAAGCTCATCCCCGTGGACGACAACGCGTTCCTCGAGCTCGAAACCGAGTCCGGCGTGATCGGCTCGATCCATATCTCGTGGACCAACTTTGGCCGAATCGAAGACAACGGCACCACGATCTTCGCCGAGAACGGTGTCATGCGTATCGGCATGGCCGGCGAGTACGGCGTCATGGTCGACATGAGCAACGGCTGCAAGGAACGCCATGTCGTGGGTGAAATGTCGACCAACGAAAAGCAAGTGGCCTCCGGCGTCATCGACGGATTCACCGATTGCATCCTCACGAACACGCCGCCGACCATCAACGGCGACGAAGGGTATCGCGCCCTTCAGGTCATCCTCACCGCCGTGCAGGCCGCCGAGCAGGGCAAGATTCTCGACATCGCGTACTGATGAGTTGGACCACACTTTGCCAGGTTGATGAACTTATCGAAGGCAACGGGAAGTACGTCGACATCGACGGTAAACCGTTGGCGGTGTTCCTGCACAACGGCTCGCCCTTCGTGCTGGACAACCTCTGCCCGCACGCCGGCGGCGAACTCGCGGACGGTTGGGTCGAGGAAGACGGCGGACATGCGTGCGCGATCTGCCCGTTGCACGCGTGGCCGTTCCGTCTCGACACTGGCGAGATGCCCGACGGCGGGGCGGCCGTGCGGACCTATCCGGCACGCATCGATGGTGCGTTTGTCCAGGCGGATCTGTCGTTGAAGTTGTAGGGCAGGCACTGCCTGCCATTTCGCCGACGCCCGATGGCAGGCAGTACCTGCCCTACGCTTGCGCTTGCCGACCGTCTCGCTCATCATCCCGACGCTCAATGAGGCGGCGAACTTGCCGGAGTTGGTGGGGCGGATCACCGCCGCGTTGCCGAATGCGGAGATTCTCGTCGTTGACGACGGCTCGACCGATGACACGGCCCGCGTCGCGGCGGACCTGCCCGTTCGGCTGATCGTGCGGGACGATCCTTCCGACGGGCTCAGCGGGGCGGTGCTGCGTGGCATCTCCGAGGCGAGCGGCGATGTCGTGTGTGTGATGGACGCCGACCTTCAGCATCCCCCCGAGGTTCTCCCCGCGATCGTCGGTCCGATCGTCGCGGACGAAGCTGACTTCGTCATCGGCAGCCGCTACGTGTCGGGCGGCACGGTCGGCGAGAAGTGGGGCATGGCCCGCCGGCTCAACAGCAAGCTCGCCACGGTTCTCGCGTTGCCGTTCAGCGGTGGCGTACACGACCCGATGAGCGGCTTCTTCGCGCTCCGCAAGTCGGCCGTCGACGAGGCGAGGTTTCTCTCGCCGCTCGGGTACAAGGTCGGCCTGGAACTGCTCTGCAAAACCAACCCGCGACGCATCCGCGAGGTGCCGATCCACTTCGATATCCGTAAGCACGGCACGAGCAAGCTGACGATCGCCGAACAGTTTCGTTACCTCGAGCACCTCAGCCGGCTGTACGACTTCACCTACCCCCGGCTTGCACCGATCCTGAAGTTCGCCGTCGTTGTGGCGTTGGCGTGGTTGTTTGGGGCGGCGGCGTTCGCGCTGACGCACACCGTTGCGCTTGCTTATCCCGTTGCGATCGCGGTGGCGGCATTGTTTCACTTCCGATACGTCCGCGCTCAGCGTCCGTTTCTCAAACGCAAGCGACCCTGGGTGGATTTTCTTCTCAGCGCCGCTGCCGAATGGGCATGGGCGGTTGCGGCCTCGTTGTACATCGGGACACGTCACGCGGCACCGCCGTGGGAGACGTTCGGCATCAGCTTCACCGTTGCGACGGTCGTCCGTTATGTGTTGCGGAAGGAGCTGATGCTCGACGTGCGCGGCTTGCGCTTCGAGCCGCGGGCGGCGGAGGTGGGTCGTGACTGATCCCGGTCTGGACCGACGGTTGGCGTGGTTCGTCGGCGTGATGTTTACCGTGTTGTCGCTGTTGTGCGCGTTGTGGTCGAAAG belongs to Planctomycetota bacterium and includes:
- a CDS encoding polyprenol monophosphomannose synthase, which gives rise to MPTVSLIIPTLNEAANLPELVGRITAALPNAEILVVDDGSTDDTARVAADLPVRLIVRDDPSDGLSGAVLRGISEASGDVVCVMDADLQHPPEVLPAIVGPIVADEADFVIGSRYVSGGTVGEKWGMARRLNSKLATVLALPFSGGVHDPMSGFFALRKSAVDEARFLSPLGYKVGLELLCKTNPRRIREVPIHFDIRKHGTSKLTIAEQFRYLEHLSRLYDFTYPRLAPILKFAVVVALAWLFGAAAFALTHTVALAYPVAIAVAALFHFRYVRAQRPFLKRKRPWVDFLLSAAAEWAWAVAASLYIGTRHAAPPWETFGISFTVATVVRYVLRKELMLDVRGLRFEPRAAEVGRD